One segment of Podarcis muralis chromosome 17, rPodMur119.hap1.1, whole genome shotgun sequence DNA contains the following:
- the LOC144325985 gene encoding uncharacterized protein LOC144325985 isoform X1, producing MFWLQEGVPLESDLMRNKTSDIFCLQEEASVRASAIEHLGLLRGWARDQRLPITTTEEEAIHELVVVLIHLEDEDLEVAKAARRALSHLAPEVKWWARSNKFSLHFALHQAAKHMSKTFSKHILRSAALSCTQPSANRLPAVSRVAALLLGKSSNVLPW from the exons atgttctggcttcaggagGGTGTTCCTCTGGAAAGTGATCTGATGAGAAACAAAACCTCTGATATTTTCTGCCTACAGGAGGAAGCCTCCGTCCGGGCATCAGCCATCGAACATCTGGGGCTGCTTCGGGGCTGGGCGAGAGACCAAAGACTTCCCATTACAACAACAGAAGAGGAAGCCATTCACGAACTGGTTGTGGTCCTCATTCACCTCGAAGACGAGGACCTCGAAGTGGCCAAG GCCGCAAGGAGGGCTCTTTCCCATCTAGCCCCAGAAGTCAAGTGGTGGGCTCGTTCCAACAAATTTAGCCTCCACTTTGCTCTCCACCAGGCTGCCAAGCATATG AGCAAGACCTTCAGCAAGCACATCCTTCGGAGTGCTGCCTTATCATGTACGCAGCCGTCTGCCAACAGGCTGCCAGCAGTCTCCAGGgtggcagctctgcttctgggtaagtcaagcaacgttcttccctggtag
- the LOC144325985 gene encoding uncharacterized protein LOC144325985 isoform X2 translates to MLAATYCGLAADEEASVRASAIEHLGLLRGWARDQRLPITTTEEEAIHELVVVLIHLEDEDLEVAKAARRALSHLAPEVKWWARSNKFSLHFALHQAAKHMSKTFSKHILRSAALSCTQPSANRLPAVSRVAALLLGKSSNVLPW, encoded by the exons atgctggcggcAACCTACTGCGGCCTGGCTGCCGAT GAGGAAGCCTCCGTCCGGGCATCAGCCATCGAACATCTGGGGCTGCTTCGGGGCTGGGCGAGAGACCAAAGACTTCCCATTACAACAACAGAAGAGGAAGCCATTCACGAACTGGTTGTGGTCCTCATTCACCTCGAAGACGAGGACCTCGAAGTGGCCAAG GCCGCAAGGAGGGCTCTTTCCCATCTAGCCCCAGAAGTCAAGTGGTGGGCTCGTTCCAACAAATTTAGCCTCCACTTTGCTCTCCACCAGGCTGCCAAGCATATG AGCAAGACCTTCAGCAAGCACATCCTTCGGAGTGCTGCCTTATCATGTACGCAGCCGTCTGCCAACAGGCTGCCAGCAGTCTCCAGGgtggcagctctgcttctgggtaagtcaagcaacgttcttccctggtag